The sequence below is a genomic window from Cryobacterium arcticum.
CTGGTCCGGCACCCGTTCCCGCCGCCTTCGATGTCGCCGCTGACTCGAGCGTAAACGCAGCCACCGACACTCCCACCGACACTCGCTCCGGCGCTGGATCCACCCCCGACTCGGGCTCTGGTACCGACCGGGCCGACAACACCGACGGCGAGCCTGTCAGGCCGGCACCTGCCCGCCCGGCTCGCCGGGGTGCCCCGCAGCCGATCTGGCGGGACCCCGCAGACCTCCCCGCGGTGCAGCGCGCTCACACCGGTGAGTTCGGGGAGAAACTGCACCTCCTGTCCGAAGCCGCCGCGGTGGTGCAGGAGGTGATGGGCTCGATCGATGTTGACGGCCTCAACGATGCGGAGCTGGTCGCCCTGACCCAGATGACCGAGAAGGTCGGCCGGCCGGCCGATCTGGCCCGGGTGACCACGGCCACGGTCGTGGACTACCGGTCCCGGACGGGCCTGGGCCGGGACTCGTTGGCGTGGAAGCTCGGCGCGTCGCACCACACGGATTTGTTGACCCGGTTGACCGGGGCGTCGGGGCAGGAGATGAAACGGCGGGTGCGGTTGGGCGAGAAGATCGCCCCACGCATGATGGGCGGCACCGTCCTGGACCCCGTGTTCCCGACCGTCGCCGCCGCCCTGGCCGACGGGGAACTCGGTCTCGATGCGGCCGAGGAGATCGTGAAGGGCCTGGCCGACTACAAGGTCCACGGTCGCTTCGACGCGAACCCGGCCGATGTTGACGCGGCCGAGGCGGGCCTGGTGGAATCGGCCACCGGCTCCCTCTACGGCCGCACGGGCGACGACGACCCGATCACCCGGCTGGGCGACTCGGACGGGTTCGCCTACCCCGCTGACGCGCTTCGCGACATGGCGCTGCAGTGGCAGGCGGCCCTGAACCCGGACGGTCTCGCCCCGAACGAGGAGGTCCTCGAGGCGAAGTCGACGTTCTCGTTCGGTGGGATCCGCAACGGCCTCTACCCGCTCCGCGGCGGCGTGACGCCGGAGCTCAAAGGCATCATCCAAACCTTGTTCAACACGTACCAGTCCGCCCGCACCGCACCCCGGTTCCCCTCCGCCGAGGAACAGGAACGCATCGAGGCCGGCGAACTCGTCCCCGGGGAGATCCTCGACGAACGCAGCGGCGGCGAGAAACGAGCCGACATCCTCCGCGGCATCCTCACCCAGGTCGCCCAAGACCCCCGCACCCCGACCCTGGGCGGGATGCCACCAACCGTGATGGTGCACGTGAGTGCCGCGGATCTCCTCGCCGGCATCGGCGTCGGCTGGATCGACGGCGTGGATGCGCCCCTGTCGATGAAGACGATCAATCAGATGGTCGACAACGGTGGCATCCGGCCCGTGTTCTTCGGCGGCAACGGCGCCGTCCTCGCCCTGGGTAACAAAGCCCGCTGCTTCAGCCCCCTGCAACGCCGCGAGATCACCGCCCGGGATGGCGGCTGCATCACCCCCGGCTGCACCTGCCCACCCCAATGGACCGAAATCCACCACGTCATCCCCTGGGAACAAGGCGGCCGCACCGACATCGACAACGGAGTGTTGCTCTGCTGGTACCACCACCACACCATCAACACCTCCGGGTGGAAGATCCGCATGGTCAACGGGATGCCGCAGGTGAAAGCACCGCACTGGATCGACCCGACCGGAACATGGCGACGGCCCAACCAGCACCGCGCCCACGACCCCAACACCCGAAAACCGCCGAACACGGAATGACTCACCGGGTCTCGACAAGCTCGACCACCGGGTCTCGACAAGCTCGACCACCGGGTCTCGAAACGCTCGACCACCGGATCACCGCCTGCTTGATCAGCGGGTCTCGACAAGCTCGACCACCGGGGCTTGGCCTGCTTGATCAGCGGGCCGGGGGCAGTGCGGGTGCTGCTAGTCGCCGAGGTTGCGACGCGCGGAGATCGCGCGGTCGGACTCGCGCTTGTCCTGGCGTTCGCGCAGGGTCTGCCGCTTGTCGAATTCCTTCTTACCCTTGGCTACCGCGATCTCGACCTTGGCCTTGCCATCGCTGAAGTAGATCTTCAGCGGGATGAGGGTGTATCCACCCTCTTTGGTCTTATGGCTGATCTTGATGATCTCCTGCTTGTGCAGAAGCAGCTTGCGCTTGCGGCGCGGCGGGTGGTTGGTCCAGGTTCCGGCCGTGTACTCCGGAATGTGCACGGCATCCAGCCACGCCTCACCGGACTCGATGAAGGCATAGCCGTCGACAAGCGACGCCCGGCCGGCCCGAAGGGACTTCACCTCGGTGCCACTCAAGACCATTCCGGCCTCGTACGTGTCCTCGATGAGGTAGTCGTGGCGCGCCTTGCGATTGGTCGCGACGACCTTCTCGCCTTTTTCCCTGGGCACGGCATTCTCCTCGATCAGTTGTGGTGCGACCGGCATCCGCCGGGCAGCCCATCAGTCTAGCGGCACCTGCACCCGCCACCGACACGCTGCCCGCGACGGATCAGACCTTCAGGTACCGGGTGATGGCGAAGTTGGCCGACGCCGCCGCCAGGGCGGCACCGAGCACCAACAGAATGGGCACCACGGTCAACGCATCCTGCAGGTCGACGAGAGCGAAGCCGCTGAGCCGCGCCCCAAGGAAGTCCTGCACGAAGAACTTCACCAGCGCCACGACCGCTCCACCGGCAAGCAACGAACCCAGCAAAGCCGCGAACACCCCCTCGAGGATGAACGGCGTTTGAATGAACCGGTTCGACGCACCCACCAGCCTCATGATGCCCAGCTCCTTCCGCCGGGAGAACGCCGACAGACGGATGGTCGTGGCGATCAGCAGCGCCGCCGCCACGAGCATCAGCGACGCGATGCCGATGGCCGTGTAACTGGCCACGTTGAGCACGGAGAAGATCTGGTCGAGGTACTTGCGCTGGTCGGCGACGTTCTCAACGCCCGCAACACCCGAGAGGCTCTCCACGAGCACGTCGGAGTCCTCCGGGTTCTTCAGGTTGACCCAGAACGTCTGGTTGAGCTGCTCGGGGGTCACATAATCCGCCACCGGGTTGCCCGCGAACTGCGTCTTGAAGTTCTCGAAGGCCTGCTCGTGCGTCTCGAAGTAGTACTTGTCGATGAACGTCGCCAGAGTCGGGGACTCCAGCTGCGCCTTCACCGAGTCGATCTGCTCCTGGGTGGCCTCGCCCGCCGTGCAGGTCTCCCCCGGCGAGATCGCCGTGCACATGTAGATGCCCACCTGTGCACGGTCGTACCAGAAGTTCTTCATCTGGCCGATCTGCATCTGCATCAGGATGGCGGCACCGACGAAAGTCAGCGAGATGAAGGTCACCAGAACGACGGAGACCACCATCGAGGCGTTGCGCCGCAAGCCGTGGGAGGCTTCGGAAAGTACGAGTCCGAGTCTCATCGGGTGGGTCCTACGTTCTGCTCAATGGTGGGGTCGGGCTTCTCACCGGGCGCCCGCAGACCGAGCTTCTCGGCCAGCGTGAGCTGCTCCGGCTCGTCATGCTGGGTGACCGGGATAACCGGCCGGCTCATGGTGGATGCCGGCGGCTCGACGTTCGCCGCCGGCTCGGCCGGCTCGGCCTCGGCCGGCGGGGCGTATTCAACGACAGGCTGGGCGTATTCGACGACGGGCGCCTGCTGGGCAGCAACCGGCTGGGCAGCCTCGCGCTCGACGGCCACCGGCTGAGCGGCGGCGGGCTCGGCATGACGCTCGGGAACCGACGCGGTGGTAGCCACCTCGGACTCCTCGGCGGGCGGAGCTGTGTTCACCGCGACAGCAGCGGCTTCGACCTCCGCCGAGGCCACCTCCTGGGGCAGCACCTCCGGAGCGGGGTAGGTCAGCGGCGCGGCGGGCGTCGGGCCCGTGCTCGGGCCCGTGGTGGCTCCCGTCGCCGCACCAGTGGACGGCATCCGTGAAGACCTGGACGGGGCACGCTCACCCGGGGGCAGCACCATGGGGATGGCCGCGGTGGCATAACCACCCTGGCGCTCGTCACGCACGATCTGCCCGGCGGACAGCTCGATCACGCGGCGCTTCATCTTGTCGACGATGCCCGCCTCGTGGGTGGCCATGATGACAGTGGTGCCGCCGGCGTTGATCCGGGCCAGCAACGACATGATCTCGGCGCTCGTCGTGGGGTCGAGGTTACCGGTGGGCTCGTCGGCCAGAACGATCTGCGGCTTGTTGACGATCGCGCGGGCGATGGCCACACGCTGCTGCTCACCACCGGAGAGTTCGTGCGGCAGGCGCTGCGCCTTCTCGGCCAGCCCCACCATCTGCAACGTGTCAGGCACAGCCTCCTGGATGTACCCGCGAGACTTGCCGATCACCTGCAGGCTGAAGGCGACGTTGTCGTAGACGCTCTTGTTCGGCAGCAGGCGGAAGTCCTGGAAGACCACGCCGAGGTTGCGACGGAAGTAGGGCACCTTGCGGTTGGAGATGGAGCGCAGGTCCTGGCCGAGCACGTGAATGCTCCCGCTGGACGGCTTCTCCTCCTTCAACATCAGGCGAAGGCAACTCGACTTTCCCGAGCCCGAAGCCCCGACCAGGAACACGAATTCGCCGCGAAGAATCTCGACGTCGATGGAGTTCAGGGCCGGTCGGTTCGTACCGGGATATTTCTTGGTGATGTGATCAAATCGGATCATGGCGTGTTCGAGCCTAGGCAGCCAACCTGGATTTTCCTACTTGCGACATACCTCAAGCAGCAACTCGACAGGTTGACGGGAGCCACCGCCGGCCGGTTTCCCCGCTATTCGGTGGGGGTTTTCCGCCAGCGGATGCCCGCGGCGATGAATCCGTCGAGGTCGCCGTCGAACACGTTGGAGGGGTTGTTGACCTCGTACTCCGTGCGCAGATCCTTGACCATCTGGTAGGGCGCGAGCACGTAGCTGCGCATCTGGTCACCCCAGCTGGCGGTGATGATGCCGGCGAACTCCTTCTTCGTCGCCGCTTCCTGCTCACGCTGCAGAAGCAGCAGCCGGGAGGCCAGCACGCGCATGGCCGCGGCGCGGTTCTGGATCTGGCTCTTCTCGTTCTGGCAGCTCACCACCAGGCCCGTGGGCAGGTGGGTGATGCGCACGGCGGAGTCGGTGGTGTTGACCGACTGGCCGCCCGGGCCGCTGGAGCGGAACACGTCGACCCGGATGTCGTTGTCGGGAATCTCGACCGCTTCGGCCTGCTCGATCAGCGGCACGACCTCGACCGCGGCGAAGGAGGTCTGGCGCTTGCCCGCGGAGTTGAACGGGCTCATCCGCACCAGGCGGTGGGTGCCGGCCTCGACGCTCAGGGTCCCGAAGGCATACGGGGCATTGACCTCGAAGGTCGCCGACTTGATGCCGGCCTCTTCCGCGTAGCTCACGTCGAGAACGTTGGTGGTGTAGTTGTGCTGCTCGGCCCAGCGCAGGTACATGCGCAGCAGCATCTCGGCGAAGTCGGCGGCATCGACGCCGCCGGCGCCGGCCCGGATGGTGATCACGGCGGGGTTCGGGTCGAACTCGCCGTTCAACAGGGTCTGTACCTCGAGGTCGCCGAGCACCTTCTTGACGCTCTCCAGCTCGGCCGTTGCCTCGTCCGCTGACTCCTGGTCGCCCTCGGCGTTGGCCAGCTCCACGAGCACCTCGAGGTCGTCCAGACGGGACTCGATGCTCTCGATGCGCTTGAGCTCGCTCTGGCGGTGGCTCAGGTCGCTGGTCACCTTCTGGGCGTGCTCGGAGTCGTTCCAGAGGTCGGGCGCGCCCGCCTCGTCGTTCAGCTCGGCAATGTCCAGACGTAGCCGGTCGATGTCGATCACCGACCGGATGTCGTCGAACGTGGCCCGCAGCGCGGCGATCTGCTCAGAGAAGTCCAGCTCAATCATTGTGGAATCCAGCCTACCGGGCGAGAGGTAGCATCGAACGGATGAGTACCGAGCGCCCCTTCAGCCTGCGGGGGGTGGCTCTCGCAGCGTTCCTGCCCACGATGCTCTTCTCGATCGGTGAGGGCGCGATGATTCCCCTCATCCCGCTGGTGGCCGACAGTCTCGGCGCCTCCCTCGCCTTCGCGGGCTTCATCGCGGCCATGGTGATGGTGGGCGAACTGGCCGGAGATATCCCCAGTGGCGCCGTCGTCTCGCGCTTCGGCGAGCGGAACTCCATGATCGGCGCATCGCTGCTGGCGATCATGGCCGTTCTGGTCTGCATCATCGCGCCCAACCCCCTCGTGCTGGCCGCAGGCATCTTCCTCATCGGCCTGGCCACGGCGGTCTTCGCGCTCGCGCGGCACGCCTTCATGACCAGCTACGTTCCCGTGGCCTACCGGGCCAGGGCCCTCTCCACCCTCGGCGGCGTCTTTCGCGCCGGCTGGTTCGTCGGCCCGTTCATCGCGGCCGGCGTCATCCAGCTCACCGGCAGCACCACCGCGGTCTTCTGGGTATTCATCGTCTGCTGCCTGGCGGCGGCCGTGGTGCTGTTGCTGCTGCCGGATCCCTCGAGCACCTTCGCGAGCGCCGCGCCCGGAGCGCCGGCCGGCACCGCCGTGCGCACCGCCGGCGAGGACGAGGCAGCGGCGGAGACCACCGGCCTGTTCGCCACCATCTGGCGGTACCGCGGCGTGCTGCTGCGGCTCGGTACCGGCGCGGGCCTAGTCGGCGCCATGCGCGCCACCCGCACGGTGATGCTGCCCCTCTGGGCGGTCAGCATCGGCATCAACGAGCCGGACACGGCCCTGATCATCGGCATCGCCGGCGGGATCGATTTCGCCCTGTTCTACGCCAGCGGCCAGATCATGGACCGGTTCGGCCGCATGTGGACCGCGATCCCGTCGATGATCGGGCTCGGCATCGGCATGCTCGCCCTCTCCTTCACCCACGACCTGCCCGACAACGTTCAGTGGTTCATCGCCGTGGCGATGTTCCTCTCGCTGGCCAACGGCATCGGCAGCGGTCTGCTGATGACCCTGGGCGCCGACCTGGCACCGCCCACCGGCCCCGCGCCGTTCCTGGGCGCCTGGCGATTCACGGCCGATTTCGGTAGCGCCGCCGCTCCCCTGGCCGTCGCCGGCATGACTGCGGTGTTGTCGCTGTCGGTGGCCAGTGGTGTCATGGGCGTCGTGGGGCTCCTCGGCGCCGGGGTGCTCTGGCGCTACATTCCCCGGTACGCACCGCGCCATCCCCGCGTACCCCTGCGAGACACTTAAACCAGACCGAAGAGAGAGTTGACTGTCATGCCGCTGCACGGAGACTACGAGCCCAGCCCCGAGAAGTGGGTGCGCGACCAG
It includes:
- the ftsE gene encoding cell division ATP-binding protein FtsE, which encodes MIRFDHITKKYPGTNRPALNSIDVEILRGEFVFLVGASGSGKSSCLRLMLKEEKPSSGSIHVLGQDLRSISNRKVPYFRRNLGVVFQDFRLLPNKSVYDNVAFSLQVIGKSRGYIQEAVPDTLQMVGLAEKAQRLPHELSGGEQQRVAIARAIVNKPQIVLADEPTGNLDPTTSAEIMSLLARINAGGTTVIMATHEAGIVDKMKRRVIELSAGQIVRDERQGGYATAAIPMVLPPGERAPSRSSRMPSTGAATGATTGPSTGPTPAAPLTYPAPEVLPQEVASAEVEAAAVAVNTAPPAEESEVATTASVPERHAEPAAAQPVAVEREAAQPVAAQQAPVVEYAQPVVEYAPPAEAEPAEPAANVEPPASTMSRPVIPVTQHDEPEQLTLAEKLGLRAPGEKPDPTIEQNVGPTR
- a CDS encoding HNH endonuclease signature motif containing protein encodes the protein MDEELVNGSTAPLGGTPTGSTPQDWNTSLAGPAPVPAAFDVAADSSVNAATDTPTDTRSGAGSTPDSGSGTDRADNTDGEPVRPAPARPARRGAPQPIWRDPADLPAVQRAHTGEFGEKLHLLSEAAAVVQEVMGSIDVDGLNDAELVALTQMTEKVGRPADLARVTTATVVDYRSRTGLGRDSLAWKLGASHHTDLLTRLTGASGQEMKRRVRLGEKIAPRMMGGTVLDPVFPTVAAALADGELGLDAAEEIVKGLADYKVHGRFDANPADVDAAEAGLVESATGSLYGRTGDDDPITRLGDSDGFAYPADALRDMALQWQAALNPDGLAPNEEVLEAKSTFSFGGIRNGLYPLRGGVTPELKGIIQTLFNTYQSARTAPRFPSAEEQERIEAGELVPGEILDERSGGEKRADILRGILTQVAQDPRTPTLGGMPPTVMVHVSAADLLAGIGVGWIDGVDAPLSMKTINQMVDNGGIRPVFFGGNGAVLALGNKARCFSPLQRREITARDGGCITPGCTCPPQWTEIHHVIPWEQGGRTDIDNGVLLCWYHHHTINTSGWKIRMVNGMPQVKAPHWIDPTGTWRRPNQHRAHDPNTRKPPNTE
- a CDS encoding MFS transporter; its protein translation is MSTERPFSLRGVALAAFLPTMLFSIGEGAMIPLIPLVADSLGASLAFAGFIAAMVMVGELAGDIPSGAVVSRFGERNSMIGASLLAIMAVLVCIIAPNPLVLAAGIFLIGLATAVFALARHAFMTSYVPVAYRARALSTLGGVFRAGWFVGPFIAAGVIQLTGSTTAVFWVFIVCCLAAAVVLLLLPDPSSTFASAAPGAPAGTAVRTAGEDEAAAETTGLFATIWRYRGVLLRLGTGAGLVGAMRATRTVMLPLWAVSIGINEPDTALIIGIAGGIDFALFYASGQIMDRFGRMWTAIPSMIGLGIGMLALSFTHDLPDNVQWFIAVAMFLSLANGIGSGLLMTLGADLAPPTGPAPFLGAWRFTADFGSAAAPLAVAGMTAVLSLSVASGVMGVVGLLGAGVLWRYIPRYAPRHPRVPLRDT
- the smpB gene encoding SsrA-binding protein SmpB, which encodes MPREKGEKVVATNRKARHDYLIEDTYEAGMVLSGTEVKSLRAGRASLVDGYAFIESGEAWLDAVHIPEYTAGTWTNHPPRRKRKLLLHKQEIIKISHKTKEGGYTLIPLKIYFSDGKAKVEIAVAKGKKEFDKRQTLRERQDKRESDRAISARRNLGD
- the prfB gene encoding peptide chain release factor 2; its protein translation is MIELDFSEQIAALRATFDDIRSVIDIDRLRLDIAELNDEAGAPDLWNDSEHAQKVTSDLSHRQSELKRIESIESRLDDLEVLVELANAEGDQESADEATAELESVKKVLGDLEVQTLLNGEFDPNPAVITIRAGAGGVDAADFAEMLLRMYLRWAEQHNYTTNVLDVSYAEEAGIKSATFEVNAPYAFGTLSVEAGTHRLVRMSPFNSAGKRQTSFAAVEVVPLIEQAEAVEIPDNDIRVDVFRSSGPGGQSVNTTDSAVRITHLPTGLVVSCQNEKSQIQNRAAAMRVLASRLLLLQREQEAATKKEFAGIITASWGDQMRSYVLAPYQMVKDLRTEYEVNNPSNVFDGDLDGFIAAGIRWRKTPTE
- the ftsX gene encoding permease-like cell division protein FtsX — translated: MRLGLVLSEASHGLRRNASMVVSVVLVTFISLTFVGAAILMQMQIGQMKNFWYDRAQVGIYMCTAISPGETCTAGEATQEQIDSVKAQLESPTLATFIDKYYFETHEQAFENFKTQFAGNPVADYVTPEQLNQTFWVNLKNPEDSDVLVESLSGVAGVENVADQRKYLDQIFSVLNVASYTAIGIASLMLVAAALLIATTIRLSAFSRRKELGIMRLVGASNRFIQTPFILEGVFAALLGSLLAGGAVVALVKFFVQDFLGARLSGFALVDLQDALTVVPILLVLGAALAAASANFAITRYLKV